CCGCGTCACCATTTCTGTCATGCGGGCGTTCTGCCGGGTTGTGGCGGGAATACGCGAGATCGCAACGAGGGCTGCGAGAATCAGCGCCAGCAGCGCTCCGCATAGGAAAGCGTGCGCCGTGGCCGCGAGCTTGGTTCGAGCTTTCACCGAGCTGTGCCCGGCTGGTTCACCGGGGCTGCTAGATTGGACTTCTCGGCTGGAATCAGGGATGCCTGATCGGGGACGAGGAAGGCGGGCAACTCCGGGCCGTGCGGGCTCAGTCGTTGGCGGCGAGGTCGTCTACGCCAAGCAACCTGCTCATTTCGTCATACAGGAAACCCTCGCCGGGACGGTAAGGCTGGACCCAGACACCGTCAATCACAAACTGCGGGATACCGCGCTTGCCCGTCTGGGCTACGATCTCCTGCGCCGCGCCGGGCGTTTCCTCGATGTCGATTTCTTTGTAAGGAATGTTGTGTTTGGCGAGAAATCGTTTGGCAATGTGGCAGTCAGGACACCAGTTGGAGGAATACACGATCAGTTCCATGTAGCTCTGCAAGACCTCAGAATGTGCAGTTTGCGCGGGCCAGCCCGCTATTACTGAGTAGATGATCCAGAGCAGGATTGGATGCGTGAATCAGGATCGAGTGCCTGAGTACTTAAGTAACGTACTCGAATCACGAGCAGCGCTGGCCGCTACCTTTTCGCAAAGCGCTTGATCCAGCCGGGTTCGCGGACGTGCTCCTCTTCCAGACGCTTCAGGCGCGCCGCCATGATTCCGGAGCGGCCCAGGTAGCCCACCATCTGCGTCGGATCCGTGCGGCTGACCACCAGCAGGCGGCCCACGCGGTTGTGCAGCATCTTCTCCGCCGCCGTGTAGAGCAGTTCATCCGGATAGGTCACGATCAGCGTCTTACTGCCTGCCTCCAGCACCGTCATGGCGCCGGCCGGGTCCTGCTCCAGCGCGCGCAGCACGTCTCCCCGAGTGATGATGCCTTTGAGCTTGGCATCGGCGTCCACCACCGGCCACGCGTAGTGGCGCAAGTGGGGGTCGTTGGAGGCGAGGCGCCGCGCCAGTTCCGCCACGGTCAACGTTTCAGGAATGGTGGAGATGTCGGTAGACATGGTCTCCGACACCGGGACGGATTGCAGCACGTCGGGTTCATAGTCCTGGTGAATGTGCAGGCCGCGGCGCGCCAGCTTCTCGGTCATGATGGAGGTTTGCGTGAAGAACATGGAAATACCGTCGGCGATGACGCACACCAGCATGAGCGGCAGCACGGAGTTGTAGTCGCGCGTGATTTCGAAGGCAAAGATGATGAAGGTAAAAGTGGCGCGCGACGCCGCGCCGAATACCGCGCCCATGGCAACCAGCGCGAAGGCGCCCGGCGCGAGGTGCGTTCCGAGCCCGTAATTCAGTCCCAGGGCGAAAGCGCCGCCCATGGCCGCGCTCGACATGAACATGGGCGCCAGCAGGCCGCCGGAAGTGCCCGAGCCCAGCGAGATCACCAGCGCCAGAGCCTTGAACAGCAAGACCAGGAGAAGCGTTTTCAGCAGCAGCTGGTTGTTGAGAATGGCGGTGATGGTGTCATAGCCGACGCCAAGCACGCGCGGAACGAAATAGCCGATGATGCCGAGGCCGAGCGCGCCGATGGCCGGCCACCACATGTCGTCCAGCGGCAATCTTTCGAACTGGTCTTCCACCCAATAGAGCAGCTTGCTGAAGCCAACCGCGGCGAGCCCGCAGAGCACGCCGAGCACGACGTACCACGGCAGCGCCGCCGGTAGTCCGAAGTCGACGGCCGAGACCTTGAACATCTGTCCCGGCCCCATCAGTTCGATGTGCACGCTGGTGGCGATGGTGGCAGCGATCACCAACGGGATAAACGAACGCGACTTGAATTCAAAGAGCAGCAACTCGATGGCGAGCACGACGGCGGCGATGGGTGTGTTGAAGGTCGCCGCCATGCCGGCGCCGGCGCCGCAGGCCAGCAGTACTTTGCGTTCGGCGGCGGTCATGTGAAAGAGCTGGCCGACCAAAGAGCCGACGGAGCCACCGGTCTGGATGATGGGACCTTCAGCGCCGAAGGGGCCGCCGGTGCCGATCGCAATCGCTGCCGAGATCGGCTTCAGAATGGCCACCTTGGGCTCGATTTTGCTGCGGTTGACGAGCACAGCTTCCATAGCTTCGGGAATCCCGTGGCCGCGGATTTTGGAGGAGCCGTACTTCGCCATGACTCCGACAACGATCCCGCCGACGACCGGGATGACGATCACCCACAGGCCGAGCGTGTTCGCCTCGGGGCTGCGAAAACGAAACGAAAGCTGGTGATAAAAGGATAGGTTGGTGAACAGGCCGATCAGGTTATAAAGGACCCAGGCGATGACGCCCGCGCCGGCGCCGATCGCGGCCGCCAGAAAAGACACCAGCAGCATGCGAAACTTCACCGCCGTGGGAATGGGGCCTTCGACGAGCCCGGCGACACTGAGTCCAGATGCATCGTCAGAAGGGCGCTTGTTACGAGGTTGGTGATGGGAGGCCTTGTTGTGGTCTTGCGATTGTGTCATCCCGGTCGGTTTTCCTAACTGCGAGTTGTCGCCTTGCTGCGCGCGGGGCGCGAGCCATTCATGGTTTGAGTTTCGCGGATCACTTTCTTCAGGGCGCTAATCAGGCCGGGAGCCATGTCGCGGTATTCAACCCAGTGGCGCAATGCCAGCTCGTGAAGCACTTTGTCGCCACGCGGCGTAAGTTCCAGCATCACCTCGCGGCGGTCGGAATCGGAACGGCGACGCCGGATCAACGCGCGACGCACCAGCCGGTCCACAAGCTCTACTGTACTGTGATGCTGAATCTGCAACCTCTCGGCGACCGCGCCGATGCGCGGCGGCACTTCAGGGTCCATGCTCTTGAGGGTCAGCATCAGCTGGTATTGCTGCGGCTCCAACCCGCCGCCGCGCGCGGTGTCTTCGCTGAAACGCAGGAAGCGGCGGATCTGGTAGCGAAATTCCGCCATCAACTTGTAGTTGGGATAAAGAATTCCGCGCGGGCTCATAAGCTCACCTCAACTTCAAGATGCCGAACGCTAAGGACTGGACCGGGCTGTCGTCGCCGGACGCAAAGCGCAGCATGCGCTGTCAATTGCGCCAGTCGAGCTAATACGAAAGGAACCTGGCTTTGCCCACCCCTATTGGGCGTGATGCGGGTCGAGGAAATCTTAACGCAAGTCCAGCAAAATTCAATCACGATACGATGTATTTCCGGTATGGCACTTTTGTGCTTCGGCCATGTTGCAATGTCGCCAAACCCACCGAGTACTAGGTGCCAGAGCGATGTACATTTAGAATGACGCGTTCAGCGATTCCGGTTGCACCCGATAGGAGGGGTCTTGATCGCCCGTTATACGCGCCCGGAAATGGGCCGCATCTGGAGCGAGGAAAACAAGTTTCGCCAGTGGCTGGCAGTAGAAATAGCGGCGACGGAGACGCTGGCGGAAGCCGGACTGGTCCCTCACCAGGCCGCCAAGGCAATCCGCGAGAAGGCGGACGTCGAGTTGGCGCGCATCCAGCAGATCGAAGTCGAGGTGAAGCACGACGTGATTGCCTTCACAACTGCGGTTGCCGAGAAGATCGGCCCGGAGTCGCGCTGGCTGCATTTTGGGATGACCTCGAACGACGTGGTGGATACGGCGCAGGCGCTGCAGGTGAAGGCGGCGTCGGCGATCATCCTGGACGATCTGAAGCGGCTGCGTGACATCCTGAAGCGACGGGCGGTTGAATTTCAACACACGGCGATGGTGGGGCGCACGCATGGCATGCATGCCGAGCCGATCACGTTTGGCCTGAAGCTGGCCAACTGGTACGCGGAAATGGTGCGCAACCTGGAGCGCTTTGAGCGGGCGGCGGAGGAAATGCGGGTCGGTAAGTTTTCCGGCGCGGTGGGAAACTTCGCGCACCTGGAGCCGGAGTCGGAAGAAAAGATTTGTGCGCGACTGGGGTTAGAGCCGGCGCCCATCTCGTCGCAAGTGATTCAGCGCGACCGCCATGCCAGCTACCTGGCGACGCTGGCAGTGATCGCTTCCTCGCTGGACAACATGGCGGTGGAGCTTCGGCACCTGCAGCGCACCGAGGTCCGTGAGGCGGAAGAGTTCTTCAGTGAAAAGCAAAAGGGCTCGTCGGCGATGCCCCACAAACGGAACCCGGTGAACTTCGAGCAGGTGAGCGGCCTGGCGCGGGTGGTCCGGTCCAACGCGCAGGCGGCGCTGGAGAATGTGGCCCTGTGGCACGAGCGTGACATCTCGCACTCATCAGTGGAGCGCATCATCCTGCCCGACTCGACGATACTCGCTGACTACATGCTGGCGAAGATGGCGAACTTGATCGACACGCTGGTGGTCTATCCCGAGCGCATGAAAGCTAACCTGGAGAGCACGGGCGGGCTGGTATTCAGCGGGCAATTACTGCTCGATCTGGTGGAGGGCGGGACGCTGACCCGCGAAGAGGCATACCGCATCGTACAGCGCCATGCGATGAAGGCATGGCGGGAGGGCGGGAATTTCCGCGAACGGATTGAAGCGGATCCGGAGATCGCGTCGCGGTTTTCGAAGAAGCAGATCGAGAAAGCATTCGACCTGAAGCGGCAGTTGCGCAACGTAGACAAGATTTTTGCGCGGGTGTTTGGGGAAAGTAAAAAGGCGAAAGTACAAAGTAAAAAATAAGAAGTCAGAAGTGAAGAGCAGGAAGCAAAAGAAACGAGGACGAATTGAGTCGGCGCAAGATGCTTATTCTTAGTTTTCCGACTTCTGACTTCTGACTTTCTGTTTCTTACTTTCGACTTTCTCTGTCTCGCTCTCCCAATCCTGGCGCAGGATAGCGTACATTCTGGCGTCGCGCGGGTGGCCGTGCAGAATGATGTTCTGCCGAAGCACACCTTCAAACTTCATTCCCGCCTTTTCCATCACGCGCCAGGAGCCGGTGTTTTCCACGTCGCAGCGGGCCTCGATGCGGTTGAGTTGCAGCGTGGCGAAACCGAAGTCGATCATGGCGCGAACGGCCTCCGTCATCAGTCCCTGCCCCCAATATTTGCGCGCCAGCGCGTAACCGACTTCCCCGCGCAAATTCATGATGCTGATGTCGTGATAGGCGCAACCGCCGATGATGGCGCCGTCGCGCACGTGTTGCAGACCCCACACCGGCGGCAGTCCCTCGTCATAGCCGCGGAGAGTGCGCTGCAGGAACTCGCGCGTGTCGTCCAGGGTGCGATGCGGCTCCCAGAACACGAAGCGAGTCATTTCGGGATCCCGCGCGTAGGCGAAGACGTCGTCCGCATCCTCCATCCGCAGGCGCCGCAGCAGCATGCTGGGCGTGCGCAGATCGGGGAAATTGCGGAAGGTTCCCTGAAGCGCCGAGGCCTGCATTTACGAAGGGTAACACGGGACTTGCATGACGCGTGTCCTTGTCGGACCTGCGGTCCACCGGCAGCCGGCTGGCCGAGTCCGTCACGGTGCTTCCTCAAGTTCCTGCTTCGCTTGCGGGCGGATGCTACACTCCCGCGCATGAAAATACGCCTAACTGCCGTGCTGCTGCTGATTTGTGCTGCTTCCGCCCTCCCGGCGCGCGTGCTGCGTGTTGAGGTGGCATCGAGAAGCGACGTGCTCGGCGGGCAGTCGTTTGGAAGTGTGGGCGCCTATGAGCGGATCAAGGGACGGGTGCACTTTGCGGTGGCGGTGGCCAATGCCCATAACCGGCGCATCGTGGACCTCGACAAAGCGGTCAACGCGAAAAATGGCGAGGTGGAGTTCTGGTCGGACTTCGTGCTGGTACGACCCAAAGAGATGGCGCGCGGCAACGGTTCCATGCTGCTCGAGGTCCCAAACCGCGGGCGATCGCGAATTATTAGGCTGGTGGATGGCGGGGATTGGGACCTGAGCCAAAGTGCCGGCGACGGTTGGCTGCTGGCGCGCGGGTACACGATCGTTGCGCTGGGATGGCAGTGGGATACCACCGGTGACGATGCGCTGCGCATGAGCGCGCCGGTGGCAAAAGATCATGGCAAAACCATCCACGGCCTGCTGCGGGGCGACCTGATGCCCTCGAAAGCGATGGATGACATTCCGCTCGGGCACCTGATCGTGGGCAGCATCGGCGGGAGCGAGTACCCGGTGGCGGCGCCGGACGATCCTCGGAACACGCTGACGGTGCGGAATTCAAGAACGGCGGAGCGAGCAGTGATTCCGCGAGCGCAGTGGCGCTTTGGACACGTCGTCGACGGAAAGTTCGAGGACAGCAACCGGCACATTCATCTCGCGGGAGGCTTCCAGCCGGGCAAGATTTACGAATACGTGTATGCGGTGGACGATCCGGTAGTTGCAGGACTGGGATTTGCCGCGGTGAGGGACTTCGCGTCGTACGCGAAACACGACAAAGAGGCGATCGCTCCTGCCGCGCGCGTGATTGCGGAAGGCATCTCGCAAAACGGCCGATTCCTCCGCGATTTCCTCTACCAGGGATTCAACGCGGATGAGCAGGGAAGAAAGGCGCTGGACGGGGTGCTGGCGCACGTGGCGGGAGCGGGACGGGGCAGCTTCAACTACCGGTTTGCCCAGCCCTCGCGAGATGCGCAGCCGACTTCGTCGGTGTTTTTCCCCACTGATATTTTTCCGTTTACCGATGGTGAAGAAGTGGATCCGGCGGCGAGCAGGAAAGTGGCTTTTGGACTGCTCGATCTTGCATTCCTTGAAAAGGTGGTGCCGAAAATCTTTTTCTCCAATACTTCTTACGAGTACTGGGGCCGGGCAGCGTCGCTGATCCACACCAGCGCTGACGGCAAACGTGACGTTCCGCTGTCGAAGGAAGTTCGCATTTACCACTACACCGGGCTGCAACATTTTTCCGGCCCATTTCCGCCCGCCAAAGAAGAAGATGATCTTTTCGGACAGCAGCCGCAATCGCCACTGCCCATCCGGTATTTCTGGCGCGCCATGATCCAGAACATGGACCAGTGGGTGCGCGGCACCGGCACACCGCCCGAGAGCCGATATCCAAGAATCGCCGATGGAACGCTGGTGCCGCTGGAGAAATACACGTTCCCATCGATTCCGGGAGTGCAGCGTCCGCACGAGGTCAACGAGGCGTGGCATCTCGATTTTGGGCCTGACTGGCGCGAGGGTGTGCTGAGCGTGCAGCCGCCGAAGGTGGGTGCGGCGTTCCCAGTCCTGGTCCCGCAGACGGATGAGGACGGCAATGAGCGCGCCGGCGTGAGACTACCGGAGGTCAGCGTTCCGCTGGCGACCTACACCGGCTGGAACCTGCGCGATCCTTCGATCGGAGCGGCCGACCAGCGAGTGTCGTTTGAAGGATCGTTCCTGCCGTTCGCGAAGACGGCAGAGCAACGGAAGAAGAATGGCGATCCGCGCAAGGCTGTCGGCGAGCGTTACAGCGGGCGCGATGACTACCTGAAGCGGTTTGGCGCGGCGTTGGATGAGCTGGTCCGACAGAAATATTTGCTGGAAGATGACCGCGGCGTATTGATGAAATTGGGCGAACAGGAGTGGGAGTACGCGAACAAGTAGTCAACCGCTGTGGCGTATGTGCATCACGTCGCCGTCCTTTACAACGTAGTCCTTGCCCTCCAGTCGCAAGGTGCCCTTGGCGCGTGCATTGGCTTCCGAGCCGGCGTCAAGCAGTTGGTCCCAATGAATTGTCTCGGCGCGGATGAAGTGATGCTCGAGGTCAGTGTGGATCACGCCGGCGGCATTGACGGCCCTGGTGCCGCGCTCGATGGTCCAGGCGCGGCACTCATCCTCGCCAACGGTAAAGAACGAGATGAGACCGAGTAGCTCGTAGGTTTTACGGATCAAGCGTGTAAGACCGCTTTCGGTCATGCCATAGCTGGAAAGAAACTCGGCGGCATCGGCGTCCGGCATCTCGGCCAGTTCCGCCTCCACCTTGCCGGCAATGGCCGTGGCGCCAGTATTGCGGCGCGAGGCAGCTTCCTTCAAATTGGATTTCTCGACCGCCTGTTCCAGTTCGCGTCCGAGCTCCGGACTCTCGCCGATGTTGAGCACGTGCAGGATGGGTTTCTCGCTCAGGAACATGAAGCCGCGGATGCGCTTCTTGTCCTCGGCGATGATTTCCATTTCGCGCAGCGGGCGCTCCTGCTCGAGAAACGCTTTGCAGCGCTGCAGCAAGTCAAATTCTTTTTCCAACTCGGGCGTTTTCTGCTTTTTCAGGTCTTTTTGCAGGCGCTCCAGACGTTTCTCCACCTGGCCAAGATCGCTGATCATGAGGTCAAAATCGACGTTCTGAGTGTCGCGCAAGGGGTTGACGTCGCCGACGTGCGGGATGGAAGGATCGTCGAAGGCGCGAATGACGTGCGCGATGGCATCGACCTGGCGGATGTTGGTGACAATGGCATCGCTCAGCCCTGCTCCCGCCTTGGCTTCCGCCTTGGAAGAATGCGCAGGCATAGCGGCGACATCGACATACTCCACCGACGCGTGCACCAGCTTGCGGGGATTGTAGAGAGCGGCGAGGCGGTCGAGGCGGTCGTCCGGAACCTTGGCAACGCCGACGTGCGCCTCGCGTGGGTTGACGTGCGCCGGGGCAAGCTGCGCCTTGGTAAGGATCTTGAACAGCGATGTTTTGCCTACCTGCGGCAGGCCAATGATGCCGGTCTTCATAAGAAAGTAGCGCCAGGGGCCAGGAGTTAGAGAGCGCGGAGCCGATCAACGCGAATCTGCTGCGAACTCGAAACTATTGATGATACCAAGTGCGCAGGCAAATCAGGCGCGGGTGGAGTGGGAGCGCGCGCTGAGCGCGTTCACAACGGGAATCGTCCACTGGCCGGCGACCAGATAGAGCGTCACCAGACCGAGCAGCAGCACCACCACTTCCAGCCCGGTAGACCAGCGGTGAAGCTGGTTGAACGCAATGCGGCGCGCGTCGGCGGCAGGGATGGCGTCGATTTCGCCCATCTCGGCGCGAAGCGCGGCCATCTTCGAGCTGACGACAATTTGCGAGAGCAGCGTCATCACCGTCATCAGCAGTACCAGGACATTGCGCGCGGAGAGGGCCTGCACGTTACCCGTGCTGGCGAACGCTTCGAAGAAGGAACAAATGAGGAAGACACCGCCGCAGATGGCGCCGATCCAGTGCAGCGTCGCGAGGGTGCGCGTGACCACCAGTCCCGAGAGATGACGCGTGGGCAGAATGCTGAACAGGGCGGGGGCGACCACGAACGAGAAGAAGATGATTCCGCCCACCCAGATCACCATCGAGAGCAGCATGAAGAATCGCAGGACGGTCATGGCTTTATACCGGGACCGGAACGCTGTCGACGATGTCGCGCAAAATCTCCTCCGCCTGCTGGGATTTCTTCAGAGTGGAGGAGAAGCGTCCGCTGACGACGACGCGGTGGGCAAAGACATGGGCGGCAAGGGATTTGAAATCGTCGGGCGTGGCAAAGGCGCGGCTGTCGAGGAAGGCCATTCCCTGCGCAGCCCGGTAGAGCATGATGCCGCCGCGCGGCGAAACGCCGAGCGACAAGTAGGCCGATTCGCGAGTGCGGCTGACAATAGCCATCGCGTACTCCACCAGCGATTCTTCCACGCGAACGCGCGTGACTTCATCCTGGATTGCAATTACGTCGGCGGCGGTCAGCACCGGACGGATGCTGTCGAGCTGGGCGGCGCCGACCTCGGACCGCAGAATCTCACGTTCGTGGGTGCCCGAAGGATAGCCCATGTGCACGCGCATCAAGAAGCGGTCCAGCTGCGATTCCGGCAAAGGATAAGTGCCGTGGTGCTCGACTGGATTTTGCGTGGCGATGACAAGAAACGGTTGCGGCAGGGAATAGGAGTGTCCGTCCACGGTGACGTGGGATTCATTCATGGCTTCCAGCAGCGCCGACTGCGTTTTGGGAGTGGTGCGATTGATCTCATCCGCGAGCAGGATGTTGGTGAACACCGGCCCGCGCTTGAATTCGAAGCGTTGCTCGACCGCCGAGTACATGGAAATGCCGAGCACGTCGCTGGGCAGCATGTCACTGGTGAATTGGATGCGCTGAAACGTGCAATCCAAGGCGCGGGCCAGGGCATGCGCCAGGGTTGTCTTGCCCACGCCGGGTACGCCCTCAATCAGCAGGTGGCCGCCGGCGAACATGGTGATCAAAGCGAGGCGGATGATTTCGTCCTGGCCGCGAATGATGGTGCGCAATGCCGCCTGCAAGGCCGCCGCGCGCGCGGCCGCACTCTGAATTGCGTGAGAGGACATTGCCAGCGATTGTAAACCAGCTGTCCGCCGCCAGCTACGAGCTATCGGCTTGGGGACTTTGGTAATCCCAAAAACAAATCGGCCGCGGATTAACGCTGATGAACGCAGATCCAGAAGAATTAATTCAGCCGTGTTGATCTGTGTTCACCAGTGGCCCATTCGTTATGTGACTAGACATCAAATTCGGCCGGTCTACCGGTGAGCCGCTCGATGCGCTTCGCGATCGGCGGGTGAGTCGAGAACAGGTTGGCCAGATTCAATCCGCTCACGCCCAGGAACGGCTGCACGATAAACAGGTGCGCGGTGGAGGGCGAAGCCGGCAGCGGCACGCGACGCGAGTACGTGTCCAGCTTGCGCAGGGCACTGGCGAGCGCGTAGGGGTTGCCGGTA
This Terriglobales bacterium DNA region includes the following protein-coding sequences:
- a CDS encoding glutaredoxin family protein, producing the protein MELIVYSSNWCPDCHIAKRFLAKHNIPYKEIDIEETPGAAQEIVAQTGKRGIPQFVIDGVWVQPYRPGEGFLYDEMSRLLGVDDLAAND
- a CDS encoding chloride channel protein — protein: MTQSQDHNKASHHQPRNKRPSDDASGLSVAGLVEGPIPTAVKFRMLLVSFLAAAIGAGAGVIAWVLYNLIGLFTNLSFYHQLSFRFRSPEANTLGLWVIVIPVVGGIVVGVMAKYGSSKIRGHGIPEAMEAVLVNRSKIEPKVAILKPISAAIAIGTGGPFGAEGPIIQTGGSVGSLVGQLFHMTAAERKVLLACGAGAGMAATFNTPIAAVVLAIELLLFEFKSRSFIPLVIAATIATSVHIELMGPGQMFKVSAVDFGLPAALPWYVVLGVLCGLAAVGFSKLLYWVEDQFERLPLDDMWWPAIGALGLGIIGYFVPRVLGVGYDTITAILNNQLLLKTLLLVLLFKALALVISLGSGTSGGLLAPMFMSSAAMGGAFALGLNYGLGTHLAPGAFALVAMGAVFGAASRATFTFIIFAFEITRDYNSVLPLMLVCVIADGISMFFTQTSIMTEKLARRGLHIHQDYEPDVLQSVPVSETMSTDISTIPETLTVAELARRLASNDPHLRHYAWPVVDADAKLKGIITRGDVLRALEQDPAGAMTVLEAGSKTLIVTYPDELLYTAAEKMLHNRVGRLLVVSRTDPTQMVGYLGRSGIMAARLKRLEEEHVREPGWIKRFAKR
- a CDS encoding MarR family transcriptional regulator; this encodes MSPRGILYPNYKLMAEFRYQIRRFLRFSEDTARGGGLEPQQYQLMLTLKSMDPEVPPRIGAVAERLQIQHHSTVELVDRLVRRALIRRRRSDSDRREVMLELTPRGDKVLHELALRHWVEYRDMAPGLISALKKVIRETQTMNGSRPARSKATTRS
- the purB gene encoding adenylosuccinate lyase, which codes for MIARYTRPEMGRIWSEENKFRQWLAVEIAATETLAEAGLVPHQAAKAIREKADVELARIQQIEVEVKHDVIAFTTAVAEKIGPESRWLHFGMTSNDVVDTAQALQVKAASAIILDDLKRLRDILKRRAVEFQHTAMVGRTHGMHAEPITFGLKLANWYAEMVRNLERFERAAEEMRVGKFSGAVGNFAHLEPESEEKICARLGLEPAPISSQVIQRDRHASYLATLAVIASSLDNMAVELRHLQRTEVREAEEFFSEKQKGSSAMPHKRNPVNFEQVSGLARVVRSNAQAALENVALWHERDISHSSVERIILPDSTILADYMLAKMANLIDTLVVYPERMKANLESTGGLVFSGQLLLDLVEGGTLTREEAYRIVQRHAMKAWREGGNFRERIEADPEIASRFSKKQIEKAFDLKRQLRNVDKIFARVFGESKKAKVQSKK
- a CDS encoding GNAT family protein, with protein sequence MQASALQGTFRNFPDLRTPSMLLRRLRMEDADDVFAYARDPEMTRFVFWEPHRTLDDTREFLQRTLRGYDEGLPPVWGLQHVRDGAIIGGCAYHDISIMNLRGEVGYALARKYWGQGLMTEAVRAMIDFGFATLQLNRIEARCDVENTGSWRVMEKAGMKFEGVLRQNIILHGHPRDARMYAILRQDWESETEKVESKKQKVRSQKSEN
- a CDS encoding alpha/beta hydrolase domain-containing protein, yielding MKIRLTAVLLLICAASALPARVLRVEVASRSDVLGGQSFGSVGAYERIKGRVHFAVAVANAHNRRIVDLDKAVNAKNGEVEFWSDFVLVRPKEMARGNGSMLLEVPNRGRSRIIRLVDGGDWDLSQSAGDGWLLARGYTIVALGWQWDTTGDDALRMSAPVAKDHGKTIHGLLRGDLMPSKAMDDIPLGHLIVGSIGGSEYPVAAPDDPRNTLTVRNSRTAERAVIPRAQWRFGHVVDGKFEDSNRHIHLAGGFQPGKIYEYVYAVDDPVVAGLGFAAVRDFASYAKHDKEAIAPAARVIAEGISQNGRFLRDFLYQGFNADEQGRKALDGVLAHVAGAGRGSFNYRFAQPSRDAQPTSSVFFPTDIFPFTDGEEVDPAASRKVAFGLLDLAFLEKVVPKIFFSNTSYEYWGRAASLIHTSADGKRDVPLSKEVRIYHYTGLQHFSGPFPPAKEEDDLFGQQPQSPLPIRYFWRAMIQNMDQWVRGTGTPPESRYPRIADGTLVPLEKYTFPSIPGVQRPHEVNEAWHLDFGPDWREGVLSVQPPKVGAAFPVLVPQTDEDGNERAGVRLPEVSVPLATYTGWNLRDPSIGAADQRVSFEGSFLPFAKTAEQRKKNGDPRKAVGERYSGRDDYLKRFGAALDELVRQKYLLEDDRGVLMKLGEQEWEYANK
- the ychF gene encoding redox-regulated ATPase YchF, giving the protein MKTGIIGLPQVGKTSLFKILTKAQLAPAHVNPREAHVGVAKVPDDRLDRLAALYNPRKLVHASVEYVDVAAMPAHSSKAEAKAGAGLSDAIVTNIRQVDAIAHVIRAFDDPSIPHVGDVNPLRDTQNVDFDLMISDLGQVEKRLERLQKDLKKQKTPELEKEFDLLQRCKAFLEQERPLREMEIIAEDKKRIRGFMFLSEKPILHVLNIGESPELGRELEQAVEKSNLKEAASRRNTGATAIAGKVEAELAEMPDADAAEFLSSYGMTESGLTRLIRKTYELLGLISFFTVGEDECRAWTIERGTRAVNAAGVIHTDLEHHFIRAETIHWDQLLDAGSEANARAKGTLRLEGKDYVVKDGDVMHIRHSG
- a CDS encoding DUF4149 domain-containing protein, with amino-acid sequence MTVLRFFMLLSMVIWVGGIIFFSFVVAPALFSILPTRHLSGLVVTRTLATLHWIGAICGGVFLICSFFEAFASTGNVQALSARNVLVLLMTVMTLLSQIVVSSKMAALRAEMGEIDAIPAADARRIAFNQLHRWSTGLEVVVLLLGLVTLYLVAGQWTIPVVNALSARSHSTRA
- a CDS encoding MoxR family ATPase; protein product: MSSHAIQSAAARAAALQAALRTIIRGQDEIIRLALITMFAGGHLLIEGVPGVGKTTLAHALARALDCTFQRIQFTSDMLPSDVLGISMYSAVEQRFEFKRGPVFTNILLADEINRTTPKTQSALLEAMNESHVTVDGHSYSLPQPFLVIATQNPVEHHGTYPLPESQLDRFLMRVHMGYPSGTHEREILRSEVGAAQLDSIRPVLTAADVIAIQDEVTRVRVEESLVEYAMAIVSRTRESAYLSLGVSPRGGIMLYRAAQGMAFLDSRAFATPDDFKSLAAHVFAHRVVVSGRFSSTLKKSQQAEEILRDIVDSVPVPV